The genome window TTCAATTGGTGCTAATACTTTGGCATTTTCAGGTAAGGAGATTAAGGCCTTACCTGTTTTATTTTTAGTGACTAAATCATTAAAGGTACAAATAAAACCGTAACCTGCATCAGAAGCCATTAAATATTTCTGTTCATCAGGCGCCATCAATACATGCTCAATGGTTGCCCCAAGCGGCAAGGTTAACTTACCGGTTAAAGGCTCACCCTGACTGCGTGCAGATGGCAATTCCAGTGGGTCCACAGAATAGCTGCGCCCTGTCGTATCAAGGAACACCGCCGCTTGGTTTGACTTGCCTCGTGCAGCTCCTTTAAAACCATCTCCTGCTTTATAATTTAGGTTAGTCGGTTCGATATCATGCCCTTTAGCACTACGCACCCATCCCATATCAGAAAGCACAACGGTAATCGGTTCTGACGGTAAAATTTCATGTTCGCTCATTGCTTTCGCTTCTTCGCGCTCATGCAATGGAGAGCGACGGTCATCACCGTAATCTTTGGCGTCAGATTGAATCTCTTTTTTAATCAACGTATTTAAACGTCTTTCAGACCCGAGAATCGCTTGTAAATCATCGCGTTCTTTAGCCAACTCATCTTGCTCGCCACGAATTTTCATTTCCTCAAGCTTGGCTAAATGGCGTAATTTTAGCTCTAAAATAGCTTCAGCTTGGGTATCACTGATATTAAAACGTGACATTAAAACCGCTTTCGGTTCATCTTCTGTACGAATAATTTCAATGACTTCATCAATATTCAGATAGGCAATTAATAAACCATCTAAAATATGTAAACGTCTTAATACTTTTTCTAACCGATGATTTAAGCGATTACGTACGGTTTGACGACGGTAAGCAATCCACTCATTTAAGATCTCAACAAGCCCTTTTACCGCTGGTCGGTTATCTAAACCAATCATATTTAGGTTAACACGGTAACTACGCTCTAAATCTGTTGTCGCAAATAAGTGTGTCATGACTTGTTCAAGATCAACACGATTACTACGCGGAACAATCACTAAACGAGTTGGGTTTTCGTGGTTTGATTCATCACGTAAATCTTCAACCATCGGCAATTTTTTCGCACGCATTTGGCTGGCGATTTGTTCTAAGACTTTCGCCCCAGAAACTTGATGAGGTAGAGCCGTGATAACCGCATTACCATCTTCTTTTTCCCACACAGCACGCATGCGTACAGAACCGCGCCCGTTTTGATAAATTTTACGGATATCATCACGGGAAGAAATAATTTCTGCTTCAGTTGGATAATCTGGCCCCGGTACAAATGCCATGATGTCATCAAGATTTAGTGTCGGTTATCCAGTAAAGCAACCAACGCTTGAGCCACTTCTCGGGCGTTATGGGGTGGAATATCTGTCGCCATCCCAACCGCAATTCCCGTTGTACCGTTTAGCAGAATATTCGGTAAACGTGCCGGCAACATTTTTGGCTCGTTTAGCGTACCATCAAAGTTTGGTACCCAATCAACTGTGCCATGGCCAAGTTCGCTGAGTAAAATTTCAGCATATTTTGATAAACGTGATTCTGTATAACGCATTGCTGCGAATGATTTAGGGTCATCGGGTGCCCCCCAGTTCCCTTGGCCATCCACCAGCGGGTAGCGGTAAGAAAATGGCTGCGCCATCAACACCATCGCTTCATAACAAGCGCTATCACCATGTGGGTGATATTTACCGAGAACATCGCCCACCGTTCTGGCGGACTTTTTGTATTTCGCAGTGTTGCTTAAGCCAAGTTCTGACATCGCATACACAATACGGCGCTGAACAGGTTTAAGCCCATCGCCAATAAATGGTAATGCCCTATCCATGATGACGTACATCGAATAGTTCAGATAGGCATTTTCAGTGAAGGCATGCAGCGGTAAACGCTCTACACCATCATGAGTAATTTCACTCATTCAATTCGTTCCTTTCTCATCGCAATTCGAATATTAGACATCAATTTCAGCCATATCGCCTTTTTCTTGCAGCCAATTACGGCGATCTTCAGAGCGTTTTTTAGCAAGAAGCATATCCATGACAGCAAGTGTTTCTTGGTAGTTTTCATCATCGATAATTAGCTGTACAAGACGACGAGTATTTGGATCTAATGTCGTTTCACGTAATTGCAGTGGGTTCATTTCACCCAACCCTTTAAAACGTTGAACATTGGGTTTACCGCGCTTGCGGCTAAGACGTTCAAGCACAGCATTTTTTTCGCTTTCATCAAGGGCGTAAAACGTTTCTTTACCTAAATCGATACGATATAACGGTGGCATTGCCATATAGACATGCCCTGCTTTTACTAATGTTGGGAAATGACGGACAAATAATGCACATAGCAGTGTAGCAATGTGCAAGCCATCGGAGTCCGCATCCGCAAGGATACAAATTTTCCCATAGCGCAATTGGCTAAGGTCTTCGCTATCGGGGTCTATCCCAATAGCAACAGAGATGTCATGTACCTCTTGGGAAGCTAAAACTTCATCAGAAGACACTTCCCATGTATTGAGGATTTTACCGCGCAACGGCATGATAGCTTGATATTCGCGGTCACGAGCTTGTTTTGCGGAGCCCCCAGCGGAGTCCCCTTCTACAAGGAACAATTCCGTCATACTCAGGTCTTGGGAGCTACAATCGGCTAATTTACCCGGTAATGCAGGACCACTGGTGAGTTTTTTTACGCACCACTTTTTTCGCTGCACGCATTCGGCGTTGCGCGCTAGAAATTGCCATTTCTGCGAGTTGTTCAGCCACTTGCACGTTCTGGTTAAGCCATAAACTGAAAGCATCTTTTACCACACCCGAAACAAACGCAGCACATTGACGCGAAGACAGACGTTCTTTCGTTTGCCCTGCAAATTGTGGGTCTTGCATTTTAACGGAAAGCACATAAGTGCAGCGCTCCCAAATGTCATCAGCGGAGAGCTTAACACCACGAGGCAATATATTACGGAATTCACAAAACTCACGCATTGCATCAAGCAACCCTTGGCGTAAACCATTAACATGGGTCCCACCTAGCGCTGTTGGG of Providencia rettgeri contains these proteins:
- the parC_2 gene encoding DNA topoisomerase 4 subunit A, producing MSEITHDGVERLPLHAFTENAYLNYSMYVIMDRALPFIGDGLKPVQRRIVYAMSELGLSNTAKYKKSARTVGDVLGKYHPHGDSACYEAMVLMAQPFSYRYPLVDGQGNWGAPDDPKSFAAMRYTESRLSKYAEILLSELGHGTVDWVPNFDGTLNEPKMLPARLPNILLNGTTGIAVGMATDIPPHNAREVAQALVALLDNRH
- the parE_2 gene encoding DNA topoisomerase 4 subunit B — encoded protein: MESIDGLEALPPKPFTGEFSGETEAAQWALLWLPEGGELLTESYVNLIPTALGGTHVNGLRQGLLDAMREFCEFRNILPRGVKLSADDIWERCTYVLSVKMQDPQFAGQTKERLSSRQCAAFVSGVVKDAFSLWLNQNVQVAEQLAEMAISSAQRRMRAAKKVVRKKTHQWSCITG
- the parE_1 gene encoding DNA topoisomerase 4 subunit B, encoding MQRKKWCVKKLTSGPALPGKLADCSSQDLSMTELFLVEGDSAGGSAKQARDREYQAIMPLRGKILNTWEVSSDEVLASQEVHDISVAIGIDPDSEDLSQLRYGKICILADADSDGLHIATLLCALFVRHFPTLVKAGHVYMAMPPLYRIDLGKETFYALDESEKNAVLERLSRKRGKPNVQRFKGLGEMNPLQLRETTLDPNTRRLVQLIIDDENYQETLAVMDMLLAKKRSEDRRNWLQEKGDMAEIDV
- the parC_1 gene encoding DNA topoisomerase 4 subunit A: MAFVPGPDYPTEAEIISSRDDIRKIYQNGRGSVRMRAVWEKEDGNAVITALPHQVSGAKVLEQIASQMRAKKLPMVEDLRDESNHENPTRLVIVPRSNRVDLEQVMTHLFATTDLERSYRVNLNMIGLDNRPAVKGLVEILNEWIAYRRQTVRNRLNHRLEKVLRRLHILDGLLIAYLNIDEVIEIIRTEDEPKAVLMSRFNISDTQAEAILELKLRHLAKLEEMKIRGEQDELAKERDDLQAILGSERRLNTLIKKEIQSDAKDYGDDRRSPLHEREEAKAMSEHEILPSEPITVVLSDMGWVRSAKGHDIEPTNLNYKAGDGFKGAARGKSNQAAVFLDTTGRSYSVDPLELPSARSQGEPLTGKLTLPLGATIEHVLMAPDEQKYLMASDAGYGFICTFNDLVTKNKTGKALISLPENAKVLAPIELHNEQEDLLLAITKAGRMLIFPVADLPQLSKGKGNKIINIAGAQAATGDDLLTWLMILPVGASMTLHFGKRKLKFKAEDLQKYRSERGRKGTSLPRGMHNIERIDIEPVDTE